In Fibrobacter sp. UWB10, a single window of DNA contains:
- a CDS encoding UDP-3-O-(3-hydroxymyristoyl)glucosamine N-acyltransferase, with amino-acid sequence MFSVRASDIVDYLQNISQIECRVLRESPEVTLTGFAALTQARENDVSFWVGRVESVTHANGPSNDDLKKTAAGLLFVPSVAAQSGEVSFTEIFPNAKNIIAVAEPYHAMVKFLEHFEGNGFTDNMESGVHFDCDYMGVGYGENGPWIHPSAVVEGFVDEGCFVGPGCVVMRGASVGRGCRLESNVTIYPNVIVGEGCIFQAGVVVGSRGFGFYEHEGERRMVPHFAGVRIGNRSSFGANTVVAAGFISPTTIGDNCHLDSMVQIAHNCVLGNNIYMASQTALGGTTILEDGVQFAGGAKAAGHLTVGKNAIVTAKAGVTKSVPAGKTVAGFPAIDIDIWRRQMVELRVMAKKSKNVK; translated from the coding sequence TACTTTGACGGGCTTTGCGGCACTTACGCAGGCTCGCGAAAACGACGTGAGTTTCTGGGTGGGTCGCGTCGAGAGCGTGACGCATGCGAACGGTCCTTCGAACGATGATTTGAAAAAGACGGCTGCCGGCCTCCTATTCGTGCCTTCTGTGGCTGCGCAATCGGGCGAGGTTTCGTTCACCGAGATTTTCCCGAATGCAAAGAACATTATTGCTGTCGCTGAACCTTACCATGCCATGGTCAAGTTTCTGGAGCATTTCGAGGGCAACGGATTCACCGACAATATGGAATCGGGTGTGCATTTTGACTGCGACTACATGGGCGTGGGCTATGGCGAAAACGGCCCCTGGATTCACCCGTCGGCGGTTGTCGAAGGCTTTGTTGACGAAGGCTGCTTTGTCGGGCCCGGCTGCGTCGTGATGCGCGGTGCAAGCGTCGGGCGAGGCTGCCGCCTAGAATCAAACGTGACCATTTACCCGAATGTCATCGTGGGCGAGGGCTGCATTTTTCAAGCGGGCGTCGTGGTCGGTAGCCGCGGGTTCGGGTTTTACGAGCACGAAGGCGAGCGCCGCATGGTGCCGCATTTTGCAGGAGTGCGCATCGGGAACCGCTCAAGCTTTGGCGCGAACACGGTCGTGGCGGCCGGATTCATTTCTCCGACGACCATCGGTGACAATTGCCATCTGGATTCCATGGTGCAGATTGCACACAACTGCGTTCTCGGCAATAACATTTACATGGCCTCGCAGACGGCGCTTGGCGGCACGACGATCCTCGAAGACGGTGTGCAGTTTGCGGGCGGCGCAAAGGCGGCGGGGCACTTGACCGTGGGCAAGAATGCGATTGTGACGGCGAAAGCGGGCGTGACCAAGAGCGTTCCCGCTGGCAAGACCGTTGCTGGGTTCCCCGCAATTGACATCGACATCTGGCGTCGTCAAATGGTCGAGCTCCGCGTCATGGCGAAGAAGAGTAAAAATGTGAAATGA
- a CDS encoding UDP-3-O-acyl-N-acetylglucosamine deacetylase, whose amino-acid sequence MSGILNFTSPSLSFGSTSVSVEPLEKDPQKVPFVAWYVGEKLFYRSDACHCFEELEFFAKRTAGYKLSESGLELLSPEHLAPVFLMWPHRRFNVRLSDAAKPEVPMMDGSAIPFFCEMRKFCGAPEELVFFDAPVHAEWDLGSDAAVYGHVRITPAETFEVEYVLDRNTARDGYDLKSAASVSIYSPENLYQIFMARTFIHQVELERAQAAGLLAGVDESCGLLLKAGDCATQNSACSPKFRIANEPAMHKILDLIGDLSFICPALPRVRIEITNGGHVSHHQIMEKIIPYVNAGIFTQV is encoded by the coding sequence ATGAGTGGCATTTTGAATTTTACATCTCCCAGCTTAAGCTTTGGTTCGACTTCAGTTTCTGTCGAGCCTCTGGAAAAGGACCCGCAGAAGGTTCCCTTTGTGGCTTGGTATGTGGGCGAAAAGCTTTTTTACCGCAGCGATGCGTGTCATTGTTTTGAGGAACTGGAATTTTTTGCGAAGCGCACCGCTGGCTACAAGTTGAGCGAATCTGGCTTGGAACTTTTGTCGCCGGAGCATTTGGCTCCCGTGTTCCTGATGTGGCCGCACCGGCGCTTTAACGTGCGACTCTCTGATGCGGCCAAGCCCGAAGTCCCGATGATGGACGGTTCTGCGATTCCGTTCTTCTGCGAAATGCGAAAATTCTGCGGTGCGCCCGAAGAGCTGGTCTTCTTCGATGCGCCTGTGCATGCCGAGTGGGACTTGGGTAGCGATGCCGCGGTTTACGGCCATGTCCGCATTACGCCGGCGGAAACTTTCGAAGTCGAATACGTTCTCGATCGCAATACCGCCCGCGACGGTTACGACCTGAAGTCGGCGGCGTCCGTCTCCATTTATTCGCCCGAGAACTTGTACCAAATTTTCATGGCGCGCACCTTCATTCACCAGGTGGAACTGGAGCGCGCTCAAGCGGCAGGGCTCCTCGCCGGAGTCGATGAATCTTGCGGACTCCTGCTCAAAGCGGGGGATTGCGCGACTCAAAACAGCGCCTGTTCGCCTAAATTCCGCATCGCAAACGAACCCGCGATGCATAAAATACTAGATTTGATTGGAGACCTGAGTTTTATCTGTCCGGCCCTTCCGAGGGTCCGAATCGAAATCACCAACGGTGGGCATGTGTCCCACCACCAAATCATGGAGAAAATCATTCCTTATGTCAATGCTGGAATCTTTACCCAAGTCTAA
- a CDS encoding 3-hydroxyacyl-ACP dehydratase FabZ family protein, whose product MLESLPKSNVDGILYDAEVVHSVLPQKAPFAFVDEILSLDAENMEIVAKWHLTGEEGFLKGHFPGNPVLPGVIQIESMAQAATLLTMIGREAETTGKRPAFMGVENCRFRAPVIPKAEIVLKAKLIMARHGIYKYSGELLTVDAEGKETLCTKADFSAAMV is encoded by the coding sequence ATGCTGGAATCTTTACCCAAGTCTAACGTCGATGGAATCCTCTACGATGCCGAAGTCGTCCACAGCGTGCTTCCGCAGAAGGCCCCGTTTGCCTTTGTCGATGAAATCTTGAGCCTCGACGCAGAAAACATGGAAATCGTTGCCAAGTGGCACTTGACCGGTGAAGAAGGTTTTCTCAAGGGACATTTCCCGGGCAATCCGGTACTCCCCGGCGTGATTCAGATTGAATCCATGGCCCAGGCCGCTACGCTTCTCACCATGATCGGTCGCGAAGCCGAAACCACGGGCAAGCGCCCGGCATTCATGGGAGTCGAAAACTGCCGTTTCCGTGCTCCGGTGATTCCGAAGGCCGAAATTGTCCTGAAGGCCAAGCTCATCATGGCCCGCCACGGCATTTACAAGTACAGCGGCGAACTCCTGACCGTCGATGCCGAAGGCAAGGAAACCCTCTGCACCAAGGCCGACTTTAGCGCCGCCATGGTGTAA